ATGGTATGCGGAGCATGGTCGGTAGCGATAACATCTATTCGGCCATCCAATACTGCTTTAAGGATGCCTTCGCGGTCGGCGGCGGTTTTAACGGCCGGGTTCCATTTTATCAGATTACCCTTGGTTTCATAATCTGCATCACTAAACCAAAGGTGGTGTATACAGGCCTCAGCGGTGATTTTTTTATCCGCAAGCGGGATGCTGTTATCAAAAAGGTGTGTTTCTTTTTCAGTAGAAATATGCAATATGTGCAGCCTGGTGCCATGCTTTTTAGCCAGCTCAACCGCCAGTGATGATGAAAGGTAGCAAGCCTCGGCGCTACGAATCACCGGGTGTAAAGATATGGGGATATTTTCTTCACCCAGCGTCGTTTTATAATGGTTGAGGTTATGCTTGATGGTGGCCTCGTCCTCGCAATGCGTAGCGATCAGCATCGGCGAGTTGGTAAAAATATTTTCGAGCGTGGTGCGGTTATCCACCAGCATATTACCGGTTGATGAACCCATAAAAACCTTAATGCCGCAAACGTTACGTGCGTCGGTGCGTAAAACCTCGTCTAGGTTGTCATTGCTGGCACCCATAAAAAATGAGTAGTTAGCCAGCGAGCTATTGGCTGCGATGGCGTATTTGTCGGCTAATAACTCCTGCGTAAGCGTATTAGGTATAGTATTAGGCATTTCCATAAAGGAGGTGATACCACCTGCAACCGCCGCCCTTGATTCCGTAAAGATTTTGGCCTTATGCGTCAACCCCGGCTCGCGAAAGTGCACCTGGTCATCAATACAGCCCGGCAGCAAGTGCAGCCCCTCAGCGTTGATCTCGGTATCAGCGTTAGCATCGATACTGGTATCAATGCGTTCAATAAAACCGTCTTTTATCAGGATATCGCCATTGAATTGCTTGTTCTCGTTAACAATAGTAGCTGCTTTTATCAGGATGGATGCCATGGGGCAAAGATATTAAAATTACGATTTGCTAATCAAGTAAGTCAATTAGTAATCGCTTTATTGCCTGTCCTGAATTTCTTTTGAGCGATCAAAAGAAACAAAAATCGCCGGCTGTTTAATTTTCTATTAAGGGTAGTGCTTCAACCTGCTACCCGAAAATTAAAAGGCCGGAATGATAGCTTATAGAGGTTTGTGCTTTCTTTATTTTGTTATACATGAAGAACTAAACAAAGTACAAACCCTAATATACTAAAACTCCGGCATCAGTAATGCCCGGAGTAGCACAGGCATAGCCTAAGCAGGTACTTTCACCGGACAGGACGTAGCCGGCGAATTATTCGCTTTGTTTGTTTTTATTAGTGCTCATGAGATCGCTAACGCTAAGTCTTGCTTCTTTTGTTCGTACAAAAGAAGGTTAGGACAAGTAATGATCTTTCAGAACTATTTCAGCTTCAACCCAAATACTTCCGGATAAGCCAACGCGGTTTTAAATATCAGGTTGAGGGAGTCGGTTACCCATATCTCGCCGTTGATGGCTTTTTGTAATACCTCATGTGCGGGTAGGGTGAGCACCCGTATGTCTTCGGTAATATCTAACTTTTGTTCGGAGTTAAATTCAGCGTCAAACAATACAAAACCGTAGGTGATCTGCCGTAGTTTGGTTGGGTTGTTGGCTATTTTACCCATGGGTATTAGGCGGTTGGCAGTGGCTTTAATGCCGGTTTCTTCTTCCAATTCGTTCAATGCCGACTCCACTATGCTTTTGTTTTTTTGCTGCATACCGCCGGGCAGTTCAAGCAACACCTGGCTTAGGGCATG
This genomic interval from Mucilaginibacter defluvii contains the following:
- a CDS encoding dihydroorotase encodes the protein MASILIKAATIVNENKQFNGDILIKDGFIERIDTSIDANADTEINAEGLHLLPGCIDDQVHFREPGLTHKAKIFTESRAAVAGGITSFMEMPNTIPNTLTQELLADKYAIAANSSLANYSFFMGASNDNLDEVLRTDARNVCGIKVFMGSSTGNMLVDNRTTLENIFTNSPMLIATHCEDEATIKHNLNHYKTTLGEENIPISLHPVIRSAEACYLSSSLAVELAKKHGTRLHILHISTEKETHLFDNSIPLADKKITAEACIHHLWFSDADYETKGNLIKWNPAVKTAADREGILKAVLDGRIDVIATDHAPHTIEEKAQPYMQAPSGGPLVQHALTAMLELYHQGKITLEQITEKMAHNVATCFRIDRRGFLREGYWADMVLVDLNKPWQVEKDNILYQCGWSPFEGSTFKSSVVSTIVSGNLVWDGGHFVNHHLSGQRMAFNPQA
- a CDS encoding NUDIX hydrolase; translation: MTDKEIKPWKLLGEEDVSPSPWFPILKHTVELANGSIVDDYYFSPLGDVVQVLAITKNNEVVLVEQYKHALSQVLLELPGGMQQKNKSIVESALNELEEETGIKATANRLIPMGKIANNPTKLRQITYGFVLFDAEFNSEQKLDITEDIRVLTLPAHEVLQKAINGEIWVTDSLNLIFKTALAYPEVFGLKLK